The Pseudoalteromonas translucida KMM 520 genome has a window encoding:
- a CDS encoding anthranilate synthase component 1 — protein MIFSHITTTPGEVTSITQVRDYISSPLALYSALDKPNSLLLESAEIESKDSVKSLILVDCALRIVCQGKTVTITAQSNNGQQLLSYLHANVKSCEATLNDTRLTLEYLNSNNDIDEASKLVADNAFSALRTCINSIKSTTNNPFSVFLGGVFAYDMVANFEQLSDVPDGENTCPDYVFYLAETLVVIDHQKQTTELIGNVFNGPDVHANCFEVGKELERLNALCDSAAQFSAKMQSGECDVAVDISDETYCEQVIKLKKNIVDGDIFQVVPSRTFSLPCPDPLHAYSKLKQQNPSPYMFYMRDEDFALFGASPESALKYTVASKQVEVYPIAGTRARGKFANGQINLDLDSRIELELRNDQKERAEHLMLVDLARNDVARISVAGTRYAKELLKVDRYSQVMHLVSRVVGTLKPELDALHAYQACMNMGTLVGAPKVRAAELVRQTEGKRRGSYGGAVGYLTGDGAMDSCIVIRSAFVKNNIAYVQAGAGVVFDSDPQSEANETRAKAQAVITAIKSTYEAG, from the coding sequence TTGATTTTTAGTCACATAACTACCACACCAGGTGAAGTAACCAGCATTACGCAAGTACGCGACTATATTAGTAGCCCGCTTGCACTATATAGCGCACTTGATAAGCCAAATTCGCTACTGCTTGAGTCGGCCGAAATTGAGTCTAAAGACAGTGTTAAAAGTTTAATTTTAGTTGATTGTGCACTGCGTATTGTATGTCAGGGTAAAACTGTAACTATTACAGCGCAATCAAATAATGGGCAACAGTTACTAAGCTACTTACATGCTAATGTAAAAAGCTGTGAAGCCACGCTAAACGATACAAGATTAACGCTTGAGTACTTAAACTCAAACAATGATATTGACGAAGCGAGTAAGCTGGTTGCCGATAATGCATTCAGTGCACTGCGCACCTGTATTAATAGTATTAAAAGCACCACCAACAATCCTTTTTCGGTATTTTTAGGCGGTGTATTTGCCTACGACATGGTAGCCAATTTTGAACAGTTAAGTGATGTGCCTGACGGCGAAAACACCTGCCCCGATTACGTGTTTTATTTAGCCGAAACTTTAGTTGTTATCGATCATCAAAAACAAACCACAGAACTTATTGGTAATGTATTTAATGGCCCCGACGTACATGCAAACTGCTTTGAAGTAGGTAAAGAGCTAGAGCGCTTAAATGCCTTATGCGATAGTGCTGCACAATTTAGCGCCAAGATGCAAAGCGGTGAATGCGATGTTGCTGTTGATATAAGCGACGAAACTTACTGCGAGCAAGTAATTAAGCTGAAAAAGAATATTGTAGATGGCGATATATTTCAGGTTGTGCCTTCGCGTACCTTCTCGCTGCCTTGCCCCGACCCACTTCATGCTTATAGCAAACTTAAACAGCAAAACCCCAGCCCGTATATGTTTTATATGCGCGATGAAGACTTTGCTTTATTTGGTGCATCCCCCGAGTCAGCACTTAAATATACTGTGGCATCAAAACAGGTCGAAGTATATCCAATTGCAGGTACTCGAGCGCGTGGCAAATTTGCTAATGGTCAAATAAATCTAGACTTAGACAGCCGCATCGAGCTTGAACTCAGAAACGATCAAAAAGAGCGCGCTGAGCATTTAATGCTAGTTGATTTAGCCCGCAACGATGTTGCCCGTATTAGCGTAGCCGGTACGCGCTATGCAAAAGAGCTATTAAAAGTAGACCGCTACTCTCAAGTAATGCATTTAGTGTCGCGCGTGGTCGGCACGCTAAAGCCAGAGCTTGATGCACTGCACGCATACCAAGCATGTATGAACATGGGAACCTTAGTTGGTGCACCAAAAGTACGTGCTGCAGAACTTGTGCGCCAAACCGAAGGTAAGCGCCGTGGTAGCTACGGCGGCGCTGTAGGCTATTTAACCGGCGATGGCGCTATGGATAGCTGTATTGTTATTCGCTCTGCCTTTGTAAAAAATAATATTGCTTACGTGCAAGCCGGGGCCGGAGTGGTGTTTGACTCAGATCCGCAGTCAGAAGCAAACGAAACCCGTGCTAAAGCACAAGCGGTTATTACCGCTATTAAATCTACTTACGAGGCGGGTTAA
- the rnm gene encoding RNase RNM, with translation MIKYDLHSHTTHSDGQLSVAELLHRAVDKNIDVFAITDHDTVAAIKPAQHIIDTENLPLSLITGVEISTRWESFEIHIVGLNIDTENSDLTALLLEQQQKRETRALEIGTRLAKNGFDDIYEQAKELAKDAQITRAHFARALIARGVAKNFPGVFKKYLGRGKTGYVPSSWCDMQTAIKAIHAAGGVAVLAHPSSYQMSNKWLRKLLVEFKYVGGDAMEVAQPQQAPSDRQFLGELSREYDLLCSQGSDFHFPTSYLELGKNLYLPKDCRGVWQAWEKQEGAAT, from the coding sequence TTGATAAAATATGATTTACATAGCCATACAACACATTCCGATGGGCAGCTAAGCGTTGCAGAGCTATTGCATCGTGCTGTTGATAAAAATATAGATGTGTTTGCTATTACAGATCACGACACTGTGGCGGCCATAAAGCCTGCTCAGCATATTATTGATACCGAAAACCTACCATTATCGCTGATCACCGGAGTTGAAATATCAACTCGCTGGGAAAGCTTTGAAATTCATATTGTGGGATTAAATATTGATACCGAAAATTCAGACCTAACGGCTTTATTGCTAGAGCAACAGCAAAAACGCGAAACTCGCGCATTAGAAATAGGTACACGCCTAGCTAAAAATGGCTTTGATGATATTTACGAGCAAGCAAAAGAGCTTGCAAAAGATGCGCAAATTACTCGCGCGCATTTTGCTCGCGCTTTAATAGCACGCGGTGTTGCAAAAAACTTTCCCGGGGTATTTAAAAAATATTTAGGGCGCGGCAAAACCGGTTATGTACCAAGTAGTTGGTGCGATATGCAAACGGCTATTAAGGCGATTCATGCCGCTGGTGGAGTGGCGGTTTTAGCTCACCCTAGTAGTTATCAAATGTCTAATAAGTGGCTACGTAAATTATTGGTTGAGTTTAAATATGTTGGCGGAGACGCAATGGAAGTTGCTCAGCCTCAGCAAGCACCAAGTGATCGCCAATTTTTAGGCGAGTTGAGCCGTGAGTATGATTTGTTATGCTCGCAAGGGTCTGATTTTCATTTTCCGACAAGCTATTTAGAGCTTGGTAAAAATCTATACTTACCTAAGGATTGCCGCGGCGTTTGGCAAGCTTGGGAAAAGCAAGAAGGAGCAGCAACATGA
- a CDS encoding L-threonylcarbamoyladenylate synthase, whose protein sequence is MSQLFHIHPENPQSRLIQQAADIIKQGGVVVYPTDSGYAIGCNIGNKQAKERIERIRGIEKHHNFTLVCRDLSELSTYARVDNQTFRLIKNNTPGPYTFIFKGTKEVPKRLLNDKKKTIGIRVIAHPIACALLEELGEPLMSCSLILPGEEYTESDPDEIIERLDKHVDLIIHGGYLAEQATTVVDLSEDEVQILRVGCGDTSPFE, encoded by the coding sequence ATGAGTCAACTATTTCATATTCATCCAGAGAATCCACAATCAAGATTAATTCAACAAGCTGCCGATATAATTAAGCAAGGCGGCGTTGTTGTTTACCCTACAGATTCGGGGTACGCCATAGGGTGTAATATTGGTAATAAACAAGCAAAAGAGCGTATTGAGCGTATTCGTGGCATAGAAAAGCACCATAATTTTACTTTAGTGTGTCGCGACTTATCTGAGCTTTCTACTTATGCACGCGTAGATAATCAGACCTTTAGATTAATAAAAAACAATACGCCAGGGCCTTATACTTTTATTTTTAAAGGCACGAAAGAAGTACCAAAACGTTTATTAAACGACAAGAAAAAAACCATAGGTATACGCGTTATAGCGCATCCTATTGCGTGTGCATTGCTAGAAGAACTTGGCGAGCCACTCATGTCGTGTTCACTTATTTTACCTGGTGAAGAATACACTGAGTCAGATCCAGATGAAATTATTGAGCGATTAGATAAACACGTAGATTTAATTATCCATGGTGGTTATTTAGCAGAGCAAGCAACCACAGTGGTTGATTTATCTGAAGATGAAGTGCAAATTTTGCGTGTTGGCTGTGGTGATACCAGTCCGTTTGAGTAA
- a CDS encoding segregation and condensation protein A → MVDKPSDLYIPPDALEIILETFEGPLDLLLYLIKKHKLDVLELSIFSITEQYMSYVEMMTEFQLELAGEYLVMAALLAQIKSRLLLPVHKELEEEEDPRAELIKRLQEYEQFKKAAENLDEIPRVGRDIFVAHAAMPVAENTTEQFPEVQLKDLLFALSDIMARAKTLEHHLISAEVLSTRERMSQILQQLSHTQSALPFSALFTVNEGRSGAVVSFIAILELVKEGLITCLQVTSDSLIYVSLSKNTTQ, encoded by the coding sequence ATGGTCGATAAACCTTCTGATTTATATATTCCGCCAGACGCGCTGGAAATTATTTTAGAAACGTTTGAAGGCCCGCTCGACTTACTGCTGTATTTAATAAAAAAACACAAGCTTGATGTACTCGAACTGTCTATTTTTAGTATTACAGAGCAATACATGAGTTATGTTGAAATGATGACTGAGTTTCAACTCGAACTTGCGGGCGAGTATTTAGTCATGGCAGCCTTATTGGCGCAAATAAAATCTCGTTTACTGTTGCCCGTACACAAAGAGCTAGAAGAAGAGGAAGATCCTCGCGCAGAGCTTATTAAACGTTTGCAAGAATACGAGCAATTTAAAAAAGCCGCCGAAAACTTAGATGAAATTCCGCGAGTAGGTCGTGATATTTTTGTCGCTCATGCTGCTATGCCAGTAGCTGAAAATACTACTGAGCAGTTTCCTGAAGTGCAGCTTAAAGATTTACTTTTTGCCCTGAGCGATATAATGGCACGCGCTAAAACTCTAGAGCATCATTTAATTAGCGCCGAAGTACTTTCTACCCGTGAACGTATGAGCCAAATATTGCAGCAGTTATCACACACTCAATCGGCTTTACCATTTAGTGCGCTTTTTACGGTTAATGAAGGGCGAAGCGGTGCTGTGGTGAGTTTTATTGCAATACTTGAGCTGGTAAAAGAAGGGTTAATTACCTGCCTACAAGTCACATCTGATAGCCTTATTTATGTGAGCCTCAGTAAAAATACTACTCAATAG
- a CDS encoding cytochrome b: MFKNSPASYGLIAIILHWLMALTIFGLFGLGLYMVELTYYDSWYKGSLDLHKSIGLTLAAVFLFRILWRTFSTQPKPLGTNKAMNQIAHTAHIIMYVILAVIVVAGYLISTADGRAIEVFTLFNVPAINFTFDGQADIAGEVHYYAACTLIGFAVLHALGALKHHFIDKDKTLIRMIKPINAKN, from the coding sequence ATGTTTAAAAATTCGCCTGCATCTTATGGGCTCATTGCGATTATTTTACATTGGCTAATGGCATTAACTATCTTTGGTTTATTTGGCCTTGGCTTGTACATGGTAGAACTTACCTACTACGATAGTTGGTATAAAGGCTCATTAGACTTGCATAAAAGCATAGGTTTAACCTTAGCTGCGGTGTTTTTGTTTAGAATTTTATGGCGCACTTTTTCGACTCAACCTAAGCCACTGGGTACTAACAAAGCGATGAACCAAATAGCGCATACTGCCCATATTATTATGTACGTTATTTTGGCGGTTATTGTTGTAGCAGGCTATTTAATTTCTACCGCAGATGGGCGAGCTATCGAAGTATTTACGTTATTCAATGTACCGGCAATAAACTTTACATTTGACGGACAAGCCGATATTGCTGGGGAAGTGCATTATTACGCAGCCTGCACTTTAATTGGTTTTGCCGTACTGCATGCACTGGGTGCATTAAAACACCATTTTATAGATAAAGATAAAACCTTAATTCGAATGATTAAACCTATTAACGCTAAAAATTAA
- a CDS encoding YceI family protein, with the protein MKKLLLSTAVSGAMLLSASAVNAADYVIDTQGAHAFVNFKIKHLGYSWLHGRFNTFDGTFSYDAKTPNASQITVNIDTTSLDSNHAERDKHLRGKDFLNVSKYPTATFKSTSVKFDDDDSGEVTGEFTLHGVTKTITFEIDKVGEGKDPWGGHRVGFEGETSLKLADYGIDYNLGPASTHVDIGLSIEGIRQ; encoded by the coding sequence ATGAAAAAATTACTATTAAGTACCGCGGTATCTGGCGCTATGCTGCTATCGGCAAGTGCTGTAAACGCTGCTGACTATGTGATTGATACACAAGGTGCACACGCGTTTGTAAACTTTAAAATAAAGCATTTAGGCTATAGTTGGTTACACGGTCGCTTTAATACCTTTGACGGTACATTTAGTTACGATGCAAAAACACCAAACGCATCACAGATCACGGTAAACATTGATACCACGAGTTTAGATTCTAACCATGCAGAGCGTGATAAGCACCTACGAGGTAAAGATTTTTTAAATGTTAGTAAATACCCAACGGCAACGTTTAAAAGTACCAGCGTAAAGTTTGATGACGACGACTCTGGTGAAGTGACGGGTGAGTTTACTTTGCATGGCGTTACTAAAACCATTACCTTTGAAATAGATAAAGTAGGCGAAGGTAAAGATCCATGGGGTGGTCATCGTGTCGGTTTTGAAGGCGAAACTAGCCTTAAGTTAGCCGATTATGGCATTGACTACAATTTAGGCCCTGCATCAACTCATGTTGATATTGGTTTATCTATTGAAGGTATTCGTCAGTAA
- a CDS encoding transporter substrate-binding domain-containing protein, whose translation MLRAFLVVFILSLFSSPSNANTINWLTHDFAPYYILNGENKRQGRDESIISLLEKQLPHITFNRILIPSGRVIQELSNTSANTCALSLYKNSFREERIYFTNESSTTGLSPSVAMHIKLSKALKLPAGKAVSLASLITADKLTLGISMSRSYGNEIDTLINTTPDINLIIRPTRDSLASLTYMLNLKRIDLLLGYPSEHYYLAKSMNFDKNLTQRPLLESPELSYGYIGCTKNQQGAKHIALLNEQLKIIKKTQAYTQILMRWLPQHLKIKLKTRIAETKNAT comes from the coding sequence ATGCTCCGCGCATTTTTAGTCGTTTTTATACTTAGCTTATTCAGCTCGCCAAGCAATGCTAATACCATTAACTGGTTAACGCATGACTTTGCCCCCTACTACATTTTAAATGGGGAAAACAAACGCCAAGGTCGCGACGAAAGCATTATTTCTTTACTCGAAAAGCAACTTCCCCATATTACTTTTAATAGAATACTCATTCCTTCGGGCAGAGTTATTCAAGAACTCTCCAATACCTCAGCCAATACCTGTGCTTTGTCACTGTATAAAAATAGCTTTAGAGAAGAGCGCATTTACTTTACTAATGAAAGCTCCACCACAGGCCTTTCTCCATCAGTCGCTATGCATATTAAGCTCAGTAAAGCACTTAAACTACCTGCAGGTAAAGCGGTGTCGTTAGCCTCTTTAATTACGGCTGATAAGTTAACTTTAGGTATTTCTATGAGCCGCTCTTACGGCAACGAAATAGACACACTTATTAATACCACACCCGATATAAACTTAATTATTAGACCCACCCGAGATAGCTTAGCAAGCCTTACTTATATGCTTAATTTAAAACGCATTGATTTGTTACTAGGTTATCCAAGCGAGCACTACTATTTAGCTAAATCTATGAATTTTGATAAAAACCTAACACAGCGACCGCTTCTAGAGTCGCCTGAGTTAAGTTATGGCTATATAGGTTGCACTAAAAACCAGCAAGGTGCCAAACACATTGCTTTGTTAAATGAACAACTAAAAATAATTAAAAAAACCCAAGCTTATACCCAAATATTAATGCGCTGGTTACCTCAGCATTTAAAAATAAAGCTTAAAACACGCATAGCAGAAACAAAAAACGCCACATAA
- the icd gene encoding NADP-dependent isocitrate dehydrogenase, translating into MQYQHINVPEQGQSIKIAKNGQWQIPLQPIIAYIDGDGVGQDVMPVMRKVVDSAIAHCYQAKRKIHWMQVYNGEQAAKLYDGDWFPQETINAVRECKIAIKGPLTTPLGGGFRSLNVALRQEMDLFVNMRTIKGFSALPSPLKNPYLTNITVLRDSSEDVYSGIEWQAGSVESEKVLDFLCEEMGVTRLRFTQECGIGIKNISKEGSERLVRYAINYALKNNSESLTLVHKGNVLKFTDGAFKRWGFALAKCEFQAIDDENGRWLHIPRQGQPPLIIKEVIADNMLQQCLMHPEQFDVVATTNQNGDFLADMLSAQVGGVGIMPAANLNNEVAFFEPTHGTFARIAGQNKANPSSSILSAVLMLKFMQWHEAANLIENALERTLATGEVTFDLLSEPHNSMPLSCTDFALRVIEHF; encoded by the coding sequence TTGCAGTATCAACATATTAATGTGCCCGAGCAGGGGCAAAGCATAAAAATAGCAAAAAATGGCCAATGGCAAATTCCGTTGCAACCTATTATTGCTTACATTGATGGTGATGGCGTAGGCCAAGATGTGATGCCGGTAATGCGAAAAGTGGTTGATAGCGCGATAGCGCATTGTTATCAAGCAAAGCGAAAAATTCATTGGATGCAAGTGTACAATGGTGAGCAAGCAGCCAAACTATATGATGGTGATTGGTTTCCACAAGAAACCATAAATGCAGTGAGAGAATGTAAAATAGCGATTAAGGGGCCATTAACGACTCCTTTGGGTGGCGGTTTTCGCTCGCTTAACGTAGCACTTAGACAAGAAATGGATTTATTTGTCAATATGCGCACTATAAAGGGCTTTAGTGCATTGCCATCGCCGTTAAAAAACCCTTATTTAACTAATATCACCGTGTTGCGCGATAGCAGTGAGGATGTTTACTCGGGTATAGAGTGGCAAGCTGGTAGTGTTGAAAGCGAAAAAGTACTCGATTTTTTATGCGAAGAAATGGGGGTTACGCGTTTAAGGTTTACTCAAGAGTGCGGAATTGGCATTAAAAATATTTCTAAAGAAGGCTCAGAGCGCCTAGTACGTTACGCAATTAATTATGCGCTAAAAAATAACAGCGAATCGCTGACGTTAGTACACAAAGGTAATGTGCTTAAATTTACCGATGGTGCATTTAAACGCTGGGGCTTTGCACTCGCTAAGTGTGAATTCCAAGCCATTGACGATGAAAACGGCCGTTGGTTACATATTCCACGACAAGGGCAGCCGCCACTTATAATTAAAGAAGTTATAGCCGATAACATGTTACAGCAGTGTTTAATGCACCCAGAGCAATTTGATGTAGTTGCAACCACCAATCAAAATGGGGACTTTTTAGCCGATATGCTTAGTGCACAAGTAGGTGGGGTAGGCATAATGCCGGCGGCTAATTTAAATAATGAGGTAGCATTTTTTGAGCCCACGCACGGTACATTTGCGCGTATTGCTGGGCAAAATAAAGCGAATCCGAGCAGCAGTATTTTAAGTGCGGTATTAATGCTTAAGTTTATGCAGTGGCATGAGGCGGCTAACTTAATAGAAAATGCCCTAGAGCGCACGTTAGCGACGGGAGAGGTTACGTTTGATTTGCTATCTGAGCCTCATAACTCGATGCCCTTAAGTTGTACAGACTTTGCACTTAGGGTCATCGAGCATTTTTAA
- a CDS encoding MliC family protein, which produces MKIFSPAIIITTLMLSACGNELQDNSNTDVKNTAQTAVIVHNYQCESGNTIAVTYSSTDTATVDYLGTEYEMKIAVSASGARYMNDKYEFWTKASGNGSEGTLFSHMQDGSTGDAIETCTAL; this is translated from the coding sequence ATGAAAATTTTTTCTCCTGCTATTATTATCACCACATTAATGCTTTCGGCTTGTGGTAATGAGCTACAAGACAACAGCAATACCGACGTGAAAAACACTGCACAAACAGCAGTAATAGTGCATAACTATCAGTGTGAAAGTGGTAATACAATAGCGGTAACTTACTCCTCTACAGACACTGCAACAGTTGACTATTTAGGTACAGAATACGAGATGAAGATTGCTGTGTCGGCCAGTGGCGCACGCTATATGAATGACAAGTATGAGTTTTGGACCAAAGCATCAGGTAATGGCTCTGAAGGCACGCTGTTTAGCCATATGCAAGATGGTAGCACGGGTGATGCAATTGAAACGTGTACAGCGCTATAA
- a CDS encoding LysR family transcriptional regulator has translation MNIRNVDLNLLVYLNVLIDEKSVSKAANKLALTQPAMSNALKRLRDLFDDPLLVRASGSMAPTAKALVLKPEIELLLKMAEEITQPTELFDPTSAKVTFRIMANDYLESTLIAPFITEQLGKNPGINFDILSPSDVNLQDMEKGTIDLAINRFNGLPRSFHQATVWRDNYCCLTHPNNQFLQQSSLEDYLKSEHIWVNRAGWGPEPAVTNKSGKQKLGWVDEALWQLEQTRKIRVFTRHYMIASLLCQSDKLIATLPRRQAKLLTTHTNLVISPVPFQIVPIEVKMIWSPLLHHASAHQWLRRELLEFAKTIADR, from the coding sequence ATGAATATAAGAAATGTCGATCTCAACTTGCTTGTGTACCTAAACGTACTAATAGACGAAAAAAGTGTTTCTAAAGCGGCTAATAAACTCGCACTCACTCAACCTGCTATGAGTAATGCGTTAAAGCGGCTGCGCGACTTATTTGACGACCCGCTTTTGGTGCGGGCTTCAGGCTCTATGGCGCCCACAGCAAAAGCGCTGGTACTAAAGCCCGAAATAGAGTTATTGCTTAAAATGGCTGAAGAAATCACTCAGCCCACTGAGCTATTTGATCCTACAAGTGCCAAAGTAACGTTTAGAATTATGGCAAACGATTATTTAGAGTCGACGTTAATAGCCCCTTTTATAACCGAACAGCTGGGTAAAAACCCGGGAATAAATTTTGATATACTCAGCCCAAGTGATGTAAATCTGCAAGATATGGAAAAAGGCACCATAGATTTAGCAATTAACCGCTTTAATGGTCTACCACGTTCGTTTCACCAGGCTACGGTTTGGCGCGATAACTATTGCTGTTTAACACATCCCAACAATCAATTTTTACAGCAATCGAGCTTAGAAGATTACTTAAAAAGCGAACATATTTGGGTAAACCGTGCAGGTTGGGGGCCAGAGCCCGCAGTTACTAATAAATCTGGTAAGCAAAAGTTAGGCTGGGTAGACGAAGCACTGTGGCAATTAGAACAAACTCGAAAAATACGCGTTTTTACACGCCATTACATGATTGCCAGTTTACTGTGCCAGTCAGATAAGTTGATTGCTACACTACCACGTCGCCAAGCTAAGCTGTTAACTACACATACTAACTTGGTCATCAGCCCTGTGCCTTTTCAAATTGTACCTATTGAGGTAAAAATGATCTGGAGCCCTTTGTTGCATCATGCATCAGCGCATCAGTGGTTACGCAGAGAATTACTGGAATTTGCAAAAACAATTGCCGACAGGTAG
- the aceK gene encoding bifunctional isocitrate dehydrogenase kinase/phosphatase codes for MPDIITNKLQNSTVQDVIATKLARAVFAGFEAMFATFLNITLGAQSRFEQRQYHEVQSAMRERLQVYERQVKSVSEAVKVIAYAELSCPQTWQLAKNIYGDMVKNHENEPIAHTFFNSTFGAIWDDKKIRTVHLFVLKAKYRTQPRPYDSLVKRISLQHGFNSAIKTLITNQVFRVPFSNLNQDVATLQATLTQGAKQQCRQVYELINLNDGYIEYAYSHFYRNKACYLIGRCIAKNGGNMPFAIAILNTPNGLKIDAVMMGADQLSLLFGFARTYFMVDTDQPARYVDYLSVLMPHKQRFELFNAIGFIKHAKTEFYRYKVDTTKNSSASFKYVAAPGTPGMVMLVFTIAGSDHVYKVIKDKFSAPKTATKAQVKEKYNFVKQADRVGRLVDTHEFRYLAFDLSRFSEQLLQQMKENIGSSLIISGKALILKHVYVERKMTPLNLYINDCDSKALAQVMLDYGRAIKDLAGANIFPGDMLMKNFGVTRWGRVVFYDYDEICPLTDCNFREVPQTQNALEELSSDSYFDIEPNDIFPSQFKVFFSANELAFNAFNSHHSDLFNAQFWQTCQQQVQQGYLPDVYPYKQSWRFK; via the coding sequence ATGCCAGATATAATAACGAATAAACTGCAAAATAGTACAGTGCAAGATGTGATTGCGACTAAGTTAGCGCGCGCCGTATTTGCTGGGTTTGAAGCTATGTTTGCCACCTTTTTAAATATAACCTTGGGCGCACAAAGCCGCTTTGAACAGCGACAATATCACGAGGTACAAAGTGCTATGCGCGAGCGTTTACAAGTGTATGAGCGCCAAGTTAAAAGTGTAAGTGAAGCGGTAAAGGTTATTGCCTACGCGGAGTTAAGCTGTCCACAGACCTGGCAATTAGCTAAAAATATTTATGGCGATATGGTAAAAAACCATGAAAACGAGCCAATAGCGCATACTTTTTTTAATTCTACCTTTGGTGCCATTTGGGACGATAAAAAAATACGTACTGTGCATTTATTTGTATTAAAAGCTAAATATCGTACCCAACCACGACCATACGACAGCTTAGTTAAACGTATTTCATTACAGCATGGCTTTAATAGCGCAATAAAAACGCTGATCACTAATCAGGTATTTAGAGTGCCATTTAGTAACTTAAACCAAGATGTTGCCACCTTACAAGCTACTTTAACGCAAGGTGCTAAGCAGCAATGCCGACAAGTCTATGAGTTAATAAATTTAAACGACGGCTATATAGAATACGCATATTCACATTTTTATAGAAACAAAGCCTGTTACTTAATAGGCCGATGCATTGCTAAAAATGGCGGTAATATGCCCTTTGCTATTGCCATTTTAAATACCCCTAACGGGCTTAAAATTGATGCGGTAATGATGGGCGCCGATCAGCTAAGTTTACTATTTGGTTTTGCGCGCACGTATTTTATGGTCGATACCGACCAACCTGCGCGTTATGTAGATTACTTAAGTGTACTTATGCCGCATAAACAGCGCTTTGAGCTATTTAATGCGATTGGCTTTATAAAACATGCCAAAACAGAGTTTTATCGTTATAAAGTAGATACCACTAAAAATAGCTCCGCGAGTTTTAAATATGTAGCTGCGCCAGGTACGCCGGGCATGGTAATGCTAGTGTTTACTATTGCTGGCTCCGACCATGTTTATAAAGTGATTAAAGATAAATTTAGCGCGCCAAAAACCGCCACTAAAGCGCAAGTAAAAGAAAAATACAACTTTGTAAAACAAGCCGATAGAGTAGGGCGACTGGTGGATACGCATGAGTTTAGGTATTTAGCATTTGATTTAAGCCGCTTTAGCGAGCAGTTACTGCAACAAATGAAAGAGAACATTGGGTCTAGTTTAATTATTTCGGGCAAGGCGCTTATTTTAAAACATGTTTATGTTGAGCGAAAAATGACGCCGCTTAATTTATACATAAATGATTGCGACAGCAAAGCACTTGCACAAGTGATGCTAGATTACGGTAGAGCAATTAAAGACTTAGCAGGTGCTAATATTTTCCCTGGCGATATGCTAATGAAAAACTTTGGTGTTACGCGCTGGGGGCGGGTGGTGTTTTATGATTATGACGAAATTTGCCCACTTACCGATTGCAACTTTAGAGAAGTGCCGCAAACGCAAAATGCGCTAGAAGAGCTAAGCTCAGACTCGTATTTTGACATAGAGCCAAATGATATTTTTCCGAGTCAATTTAAAGTGTTTTTTAGTGCTAATGAATTGGCATTTAATGCTTTTAATAGTCATCACAGTGATTTATTTAACGCCCAGTTTTGGCAAACGTGCCAACAACAGGTACAACAAGGCTATTTACCCGACGTGTATCCATATAAACAAAGTTGGCGCTTTAAATAA